GGCAGGTGGTGTCGCTTTCCGGAGACGGCGGGCTTTCCATGCTGCTCGGCGATCTGCTCACGGCCGTGCAGCATGAGTTGCCGATCAAGGTCATCGTCTACAACAACAGCCTGCTCGGCTTCGTCTCGATGGAGTTGAAGGCTGCGGGGTATCTCGACACCAACGTCGATCTATCCAAGACGGACTTCTCGCAGATTGCGAAGGGCGCGGGCATCTGGTCCGTGCGCGTGGAGCAATCGGAGCAACTGGAAGGCGCGCTCAGGGATGCGTTCGCGCATCCGGGCCCGGCGCTCGTCGACGTCGTGACGGCCAAGCACGAGCTCGCGATTCCGCCGTCCATCGACTTCGCACAGATGAAAGGCTTCAGCCTCTACATGCTGCGCGCAGTGTTCAGCGGTCGCGGCGATGAACTGATCGAACTGGCGCGAACCAATCTGCGCTGAAGTGCGGAGGAATGGATCACGACGCGGCGAGCGGTTCGCCGCGTAGCGATCATCTCCGACTACGGCCCGTCCGCGCCGAGTTCGATGCGCGCCTCGTTGATCGAAACGGCGATTCCCTTCGGCGAGTTTGCCCCGCTCACGCGCACGAATGAAAGCACGACGTCGCTCACATTAGAAATGCCGAGACGCGCGAGCACGTCGGTAACGTCATAGTCGATCTCGTTCATGCCGTGATGCGCAGCGGTGCCAATCTGGAACGCGCCCAAGGTACCGATGAAGTGCTGCGACTTCACGGCGTCGACGTCGCCGCTTGCAGGAAGACTCAGATAGACGTTATAGAAGAAGCCGCCTTTTCTGGCCGCCGCGGGCATCGTGATGCCATCGAGCACGACCTTCACGTATTGGAACCCGCTCTTTGCCTGCGGCGTGGCCTGCAATGCATTCGACGATTCGCTGAGTCCGGCCGCAGGGGAAGACGTCAACACGTCTTTCAAAGCAGTGGCGTTGGCGGCCTGAAGCGGGATGCTCGCGCTGATCGAGGTCTCGCCCAATACGACGCCCTTCACGCCTCCCAGGGAGCGGCGCGTCGCTGACACCGTGCGCCCGGGGCTCGGCGCGAATGCGCCGGTCTGCGGCCGCGCCTGAATGGCGCCGATCTGTGCTTGCACGCGAATGATCCTCCCTTGTTGCGCCTGTTGCGGCAGCACAGCGGGCATGGTGTCGTTGGCGTAGTCATAACTCATCCCGGTGGTCGTGCGCGTTTTGGACTTCGAGACGGTCAAGCCCTTGGCATACGTGAAGTAGCCGTTCCAGTAGCTGCTGGTGGCCACCGGCACTCTGCTCGTCGAGCGCAGCGACCATGCGTTCCACAGGCGATCGATATTGCAGTGATGCAGGTAGAAGATCGGATCGATCGGCGCGGTGGCGATATCGGCCATGTAGTTACCGATGATGTCATGAACCGGATTGTGCGGCGCGTTCTCGAGCTTGGGCTCGAATGCGTTGCTGGTGCCGCGCTGGAAGTTATACACGCTCGAAGAGAAAGGACTCAAATCGAGCGCCTGATAGACATTGG
Above is a window of Caballeronia sp. SL2Y3 DNA encoding:
- a CDS encoding tyrosinase family protein, yielding MFKTTPHYASYLNAVRTMKASTDRRSPSSWQYWVDVHNNYCPHSAAYFLTWHRGYLYYLEQQLRTVSGDATLTLPYWDYYTYPVIPSEFTDTASSNPLYVPRINTNVYQALDLSPFSSSVYNFQRGTSNAFEPKLENAPHNPVHDIIGNYMADIATAPIDPIFYLHHCNIDRLWNAWSLRSTSRVPVATSSYWNGYFTYAKGLTVSKSKTRTTTGMSYDYANDTMPAVLPQQAQQGRIIRVQAQIGAIQARPQTGAFAPSPGRTVSATRRSLGGVKGVVLGETSISASIPLQAANATALKDVLTSSPAAGLSESSNALQATPQAKSGFQYVKVVLDGITMPAAARKGGFFYNVYLSLPASGDVDAVKSQHFIGTLGAFQIGTAAHHGMNEIDYDVTDVLARLGISNVSDVVLSFVRVSGANSPKGIAVSINEARIELGADGP